One Labrus mixtus chromosome 12, fLabMix1.1, whole genome shotgun sequence DNA segment encodes these proteins:
- the rpf2 gene encoding ribosome production factor 2 homolog has protein sequence MTQLDGVVKPKTKRSKRFLDNRAPKLSEDVKTAMIMKGGNSNQTVTQALKDIYALKKPNAVLYKKKNITRPFEDSTSLEFFSKKTDCSLFLFGSHNKKRPNNLIFGRLFDFHVLDMVELGIEKYVSLSDIKASKCPEGTKPMLVFAGEAFDMDNEHKRLKSLLIDFFRGPTVSAVRLAGLEHVLHFTALEGKVYMRSYRCLLKKSGCRTPRIELEEIGPSLDLVLRRTHLASDDLYKLAHRRPKALKIRKKKNVSHDAFGTKFGRVHMQKQDLTKLQTRKMKGLRKRRGAVVSDDQEGGAAKAAKVDV, from the exons atgacgcAGCTGGACGGTGTGGT GAAACCCAAGACAAAGCGCTCCAAGCGTTTCTTGGACAACAGAGCGCCAAAACTGTCTGAGGATGTGAAGACGGCCATGATAATGAAAGGAGGGAACAGCAACCAAACTGTCACCCAGGCACTCAAAGACATC taTGCCCTGAAGAAGCCCAACGCTGTTCTCTACAAGAA gaagAACATAACGCGACCTTTTGAAGACTCGACGTCACTA gagtttttctcCAAGAAGACAGACTGCTCTCTGTTCCTGTTCGGCTCGCACAACAAGAAACGACCCAACAACCTCATATTTG GTCGTCTCTTTGACTTTCACGTGCTCGACATGGTGGAACTTGGAATTGAGAAATACGTGTCTTTGAGTGACATTAAG GCCAGTAAATGTCCTGAGGGGACCAAACCGATGCTGGTGTTTGCAGGGGAGGCTTTCGATATGGACAACGAACACAAACGCTTGAAGAGTCTGCTCATAG ACTTCTTCAGAGGGCCCACGGTGTCTGCGGTGCGTCTGGCGGGATTAGAACATGTCCTCCACTTCACAGCCCTGGAAGGGAAAGTCTACATGCGCAGCTACAG gtgtcTGCTGAAAAAGTCTGGGTGTCGGACGCCAAGGATTGAGCTGGAAGAGATCGGGCCCTCATTGGATTTGGTGTTAAGAAGGACTCACCTGGCTTCAGACGACTTGTACAAGTTAGCTCACAGACGGCCCAAGGCTCTGAAG atcaggaagaagaagaatgtttcCCATGATGCCTTTGGCACCAAGTTTGGCCGTGTGCACATGCAGAAGCAGGATCTGACCAAGCTGCAAACCAGGAAGATGAAGGgtctgaggaagaggaggggagcagTGGTCTCTGACGACCAGGAGGGAGGGGCGGCCAAAGCGGCCAAAGTCGACGTCTGA